Part of the Candidatus Margulisiibacteriota bacterium genome is shown below.
GCTCAACGGATGTGGTCGCAAATTGATGAGAGTAAAGCCATGAACGAGAGTTTGTCTTCGATAGAAAACTTAACCGTTTACCGGGGAGTTGGCGAGTTTACCGACGAATATCGAATGAAAGTAAGAACCAATGCAAAAGGAGATTATTCCGAAGAGTTTGTAGGGAAAAAGATTCTTTTGACGAGCGGGGCTAGACCGGTTATTCCTTATATTGAAGGCATTGAACAGGTTGGCTATGTGACCTACGAGACGTTTTTCGGTGACAAGTTCCCTCGTTCCCCGTGGAATAGTTTGATACTTATCGGTGGGGGAACTATTGCCGTTGAGTTTGCTCACATTTTATCAGCCTTTGGCACGGATATTACTATTGTTGAGATGAAACCGCGACTCGTCTCGACGGAAGAGGAGTTGATCAGCCGGAAACTGGAAGAGCAGTTCATTGTTCGAGGTATGAACGTATTTACGACGTATCGGGCGGTGAGTGCCAGAATTGAAGAGGGAATGAAGGTTGTTACCGTAGAAGATACCCTGACAGCTGAAAGAATTGAACTGGAAGCAGAAGAGATATTTATTGCAGCTGGTCTAAGATCAAATGCTGATGTGCTCAATGTTAATAAAACCGGAGTTCACACGGACAATAATGGCTGGATTGTGACAAATGAATACCTTGAAACTTCGAAACAGAATATCTGGGCATTTGGCGATGCGAATGGAAAATATCAATTCCGGCATAAGGCCAACATGGAAGCGTCAATTTGCATGCAGAATATGTTCGGAACCAAAAAAATCGCGGTTGATTACTCTTCAGTTCCCTGGGCGGTTTTTTCTGATCCCCAAATTGGGCATGTCGGGATGACGGAAGAAGAGGCGATAGCCAAAGGTCACAAAATCTATGTTGCTGAAAACAATTATTCTTCAGTTGCTAAAGGGTTTGCTATGGGGCTTGAACCGGGAGATTATGACGACGGGTACTTCAAGCTGATAATTGACAGGTCGTATAAGATCCTCGGTGCTCACGCGATAGGCCCGGAAGCAGCATTGCTTGTTCAGCCCTTTGTTTATTTGATGAATGCAGGCTATACCTGCGAAGGGCTCATCCAAAAAAGAGGCCGGGGAGTAACTGCAGACAAGCTGTTAAAAGCCTGTCCGGGTGCCGGGACCTTCCTTCCTCTTGATAGATCTATGGTTATCCATCCCTCTCTAAATGAAGTTGCCGGCTGGGCGATAGGGAACCTGCGATCGGTTAATATTCCACACGAACATGCTGCCTAGTTTTAGAAGTATACGATATCGTTGTACTTCTCAATAAATATCGGCAAACTTGGAGATACTTACTCTATTTGTGGGGACAATAATTATGGGAGACTTTACTTTAAACATCGTAATAATGGACAATTTTCGTCCCTTGCAATTTGATGCCTCTTTGACTAAGATCAGTCAGGGTTTAGTAAGCGATAATAAATAATGCAAATTATGTTGATAATATACCGTTATTACTGTCAGGAAAAGTACAATTTATTATATCGAAAGTAAAATCTGAAGTACTATGGGAGAGGCAGTCCGGTTAGGTACTCGTAGTCAAAGGATTTTTTTTAATTGAAGGGATTAATTTCAATGAAGAAGATGTATCTTAAGGAATGGTTCACTATAAAGTTTGCGGATTTTACAACATTAGATCGTAACAATATTGCAGATAATTCCTTTTACGATAAGTTTTATACGAGTTTTTTTTCGAGATACCTGTCATTTCAGGAATTGCCTTGGGAATGGAGAGAAGAAAAAAGAGAAGTTGCGGAATTTATTCTCCAGAATACCCAGGTTCATACTTCCATATTATCCATTGGGTGCGGGATTGGGTATGTAGAGTATCTCCTTGGAAAAGTCGGAAGGGACATTACCGCGATAGAGCCTTCCGAAAAAGCTTGTAAGTTTCTGGATGGTTACAGCACGACAAAACTATTCCACGGGTATTTTCCTCAATGTTTTTCTCAGCCCACTCAATGCAATTATGACTTGGCTTACATGGTATATGTTGATTATGTCTTTAGTGATAAAGAGCTTTTATATTTTTTAAATAAAATTATAGCTTCCGGGATAAAAGATTTTATATTAATAGCTACAAGGAGATATAACAGGAAGTCCTATAGATTGCTTGCCAAAGAATTGGTCAAGGATATACTGGCAGCCTGTAATGCCTATAACCCCGGTCAGTTCTGGGGGTATCTTAGAAAACCCTCAGAATTAATATGTCTGTTCCATCTCAGCGGCTTTAATAAAATCGAGCATGGACATTTGCATAATGGATTATTCTGGATCAGAGGGAGAATGGCTTAGTTGGTAAGGTCTTTGATTAGATCATCTTTGTTCTCAAGACCAACCGAGAGCCGTATCAGATCATTTGTTATTCCCAGCTTTCTTCGCTGTTCCGGAGGGATTGACGCGTGGGACATTCTGCATGGATAAGATAGGATAGATTCAACCCCTCCAAGGCTTACGGCAACAGTCCATAGTTTGGCTTTTTTCATTATATCCTGTGCGATTTGTTCTGTAGTAGTTTTGAATGATACTACAGCTCCAAACCCGCGTGCTTGTGCTTTTAAGATATCATGTCCGGGATGGCTGGCTAATCCGGGATAGTATACTTCTTTGACCCATGGTTGGGTTTGGAGCCATTGTGCAATTACAGTTGCCGATCGTTCTTGGATTGTCATTCTTGCCGAGAGGGTCTTAATGCCCCTTAAGAGAAGCCAGCAGTCCTGAGGCCCGAGAACTGCTCCAAGCGAATTCTGTACGAAGTAGACTTTCTCCCCGAGCTGTGTGCAGTCAGTCACAACAATCCCGGCAATCAAATCGCTATGGCCTCCAAGGAATTTGGTTGCACTATGGATACTTATGTTTATGCCATAATCAAGAGGGTTTAAGAGATAGGGCGACATGAACGTGTTATCTATCATAGTGATCAGGTTGTTCTCTTGGGCTATCTTAGCTGCTCCGACAAGGTCGACGATCCTGAGTAGCGGATTCGAAGGTGATTCTAAGAATAGTACCTTGGTTTCCTGCCGGATTGCATTTTTGATTTCTTGGAGATTGCAGGTATCCACGAAGGAGTGGGAAATACCGTATTTCGTCAGGAATTCTGTTATCAGACGATAGGTGCCGCCATAAATATCCCGGGAGAGGATAATGTGGTCATTCGTTTTCAGTAGAGCCAGGAGTGCCGCTGATACCGCTGCCATTCCGGATGAAAAAGCAAAAGCGTTTTTCCCTTTTTCCAAGATGGCCATGGTTTTTTCTAAGGCACTTCTTGTAGGGTTTTCGGAGCGAGAATAATAGTAGTCCTGCTTGCAGTCGATGTCCTTTTGCCTATAGGTGGAAGCAGTCTGGATAGGGATGCTCATCGCCCCTGTTTGTTCATCAATTTCATTTCCATTATGCAGAATCAGCGTATCAAAATCCATGCTCTTCTCCCAACCTTGTATTTAATCAAAGTGCAGCCTCTTCGAAAAGCCATGTGCTAAGGTACCGCTCACCAGCATCAGGTAAAATTACGACAATACGTTTGCCGCTGTTTTCCGATCTTTTTGCCACTTCAAGTGCAGACCAAAGCGCAGCTCCCGATGATATGCCGACAAGAATTCCTTCCTCTTTTCCGAGTCGCCTGGCTGTTGTTCCGGCATCTGAATCTTTCACTTTTATAATTTCATCAATTATTGATGTATTCAATATCTGAGGAATGAATCCGGCGCCAATTCCTTGTATTTTGTGTGGTCCGGGTGTGCCACCTGAAATTACAGGGGAACTCTCCGGCTCCACTGCCACAATCCGGACGTTTTTGTTTTTGCTTTTGAGAACTTCTCCAACACCGGTGATAGTACCACCGGTCCCTACTCCTCCGATGAAAATATCTATTTTGCCATCAGTATCTCTCCAGATTTCTTCTGCTGTTGTCTTCCGATGTATTTCAGGATTGGCCGGGTTCTGGAACTGCTGGGGAATAAACGAGTTTGGTATTTGCATTGCTAGTTCTTCCGCTTTGGCAATCGCGCCTTTCATTCCTTTGGTACCTTCGGTCAATACCAACTCGGCGCCAAGTGCCTTGAGCATTTTTCTTCGTTCGATACTCATCGTTTCAGGCATTGTAAGGATTAGCCGATATCCTTTGGTTGCCGCTACAAAAGCCAGTGCTATTCCGGTATTTCCGCTTGTCGGTTCGATTATTGTAGTATCGGGTTTAAGTAATCCTTTTTTTTCCGCGTCTTCAATCATAGCAACCCCGATCCTGTCTTTAACGCTCGATCCTGGGTTAAAGTACTCAAGTTTGGCAACGATTTCTGCTTTTCCGTCTTTGTTTAATTTGCTGATTTTGACTAATGGGGTATTCCCAATGAGTTCGGTAATGTTGTTCGCAATTTTCATTTTAGATCCTCCTTTAATTCTTTTCCAAAAAAGTATTTTTATTTAAACTTAATTCTATAGATTAGTTTATATCTTTTCTAGTGCTTGTTCAATCTCGCTAATAATCCCAGGATCCGATGGGAATAGTGATTGATCAGAATATCTCTAAAATGTAAAAATGATTATATGAATTACTTCAGGTTATTAATTCTGTATATCTATGATGGAAAGAGATTTCGTCTCCATGGGCTAAGTAAGACGATAATATATATTCTCTGTTATTAGGATTGCTAATATCGATGGGTTTTCCGTTAATTTTTATTATCGTTTCATTAATATCAACGTAAGAATCCTGGAGTAATTCCAGAAGGGTTGTATCTTCACTTATTTTTGCATCTATTCCGTTGACTATAATATTTACTTTATTATCCGATTTTTTTGGGCGGGCTTCATAGGGACCTTCTTCTTTAGTTACGAGAAAATATTCCCAGAAATCAGTGGCATGTTTTTTATCCCCTAATATATCGAGTACATGTTTTATTGATTGAGCAAAATCCATGGCTTTGTTTTTATCCAAGGCATCCACAATTCCCATTGCCAGATCTGCGTAAGAAAAGCCGTTTAATATAAACGGCTCGGAGAATGAATAAGGATAGAATGTTTTGTCAAAGTCTATATTGTCGAGATCAATAACCGTGCATTTGTATTTATCTCCTATTACCTGAATGACCACATTCCGATTATTAGGATCATCAAAAAATATTTTTTCATTAAAGGCAGTCCAGTAACGAAGATATGCAGCAACAGTTATTCTTCCTTTTATTTCTTTGGCAGGTTCGCTGGCAATTGATGGTAGCAATGCTTCTGTGTAGACAATCCTTTGCTGTTTATCATTATCTTTCGCCTGGTATAAGCCTCCTATCGGCAGGTGTAAGAACAGGTCGATTTCCCTTGCCTGGTGGGCAATTTCAATATATTTACTAGCATATTCAATATCATATTTGTGCCCTGTGTCAGAAAAAGCCACATCTTTTTTAACTACTTTTACCAGGAAAGTAAAATGATACCCTGTATCAAGGATACAGGAGATCCGGTATACTCGTTTAAATCCGCCTTCCGAAAAATAAGAAGCATTGATTATTCTCATGTTATCTATTGAAATATCCGAACGGCGAAAGATATTTCTGAACACATCGTCATATACTTCTTTACGCTTCAAAATATCATTAAGAACAGTCTGTTCATTGTCCATAACATTATTAGCAAAATGAATGGAAACATTAGTGGAAATTCCGGCAGTTGTTCGGGCATGATAGGATTTCCATATATTGAGTTGCCGTTCAAAATGATTAACTAATGGCTTTAAATTCTGAGCTATTTTGTGTTTGTTGTTACTGAGTAGTTTATCAATATTATTTAATTGGGTATTAATTCGTTTATTTGATTCATTGGCGATTGTATATTCTTCTATAATCCTTGCTATATCTTTAATCTGCGGTATATCCTGATGTGCAATGGTTATCAGGTCATTGAGTAAATATTTTATTTCGTCAAGAGCTTTTACCCATAGCTGTTCATTAATGAAAGACTTTATTTTGTTGATATTATCAGTATATTGATCATCAGGTATTCCGATGCTCTGCTTATTAAATACAATATGAGTAGGTTCCTCTGGTATAGAGATGACTTTGTTTTTCACTCAAAAATCCTTGCCTGAAATATTTAGTCTATTATTATATCGTTGAAGTTTATTATATATTTCAAAATGATAGTTTATTTTCTAATTCCGTTGCTCGCAGCTCACTTGTTGCCATATTTTATCCGGGGACACTTTTGATATGAAGTAACGGTATTTACCGTTTGCCGGTTTTGGTATTGAATCAACAACTTTAACATCTAACGATGATCCATGGCCCAGTACATCTGATATTTCTTTTTTTACTTTATCAATGATTTGCTGGTTATTGGAATTATCCGTAACAATTGATATCGTGAATGTTTCGATGGTGTCCTGGCAGAACTGGAATTCTTTGACTCCCTGGATGTCAAAGAATTTATGTGTGAAATGATCGACGTCGTAAACCGACCCGTTTTTTAAGGTAAGGAAGTCGGTATCTCTTCCCATAATCTGTTTGAACATAAGAGAATTCCTTCCACAACTACAGATTTGTTTTGTTGCGATCCCGACATCTCCAACGCGGTAGCGTATAAAAGGCATTCCATAGTTATTAAGATCAGTAACAATAATTTCTCCCGGCTTATCAATGACCTCTTCTCCGGTTATCGGGTCCAGACACTCAACTACTACGTTTTCCACGAAGATATGGAGACCGGAATGTGCCTCGCATTCACTTGCGATACCGTTGACTTCACGGCTGCCGTATCGATCGAATATTTTTACTCCGAATACCCCTTCGATGGTCCTCCTCATATGCGGGTAGAGGGTTTCGCAGGAAGTCGAGATTGCTATTTTCGGATAATTTGGTTTAATCTTTCTTGCCTCAAGATATTTCGCGATTAAATAGATAGAAGAAGTATATGAACTGATAATTTCAGGTTTGAATTTTGACATATCGAGATGATAGGCTTCTATTTTTTTTTCAGAGAGCTCGGCTATATTATAGAATCTGGTGTTTTGGATATAGTCTTTGCAGTTGAGTAACAATTTGCTGGTTTTTGGCATGCAGCCCCATATTCTGGCCAGTCGTGCACCATAATACCAGCCGCACATTTCATTGATAATCATATTAGTTGACCAGACATGCTTTTGATAGTCAGTGTCCTGATAAAAAAGCAGAGGTGTTCCGGTCGACCCGCTGGTTGTTATCGGGATGAGTTTTTTTTGATTATTCGTGAGCATGTTTCTTCCTTCGCTGCGAATAATCTCCTTTGTCAGAATCGGGAATTTTTTTAAGTCGGTAATCGTTATGTTCTCTATAGGTTTCTTTAGGTTTTTAATGAACACATTATAATAGGGCGCTTTCTGTGCTACATATAACAACTTTTTCAGCTTGTCTAGCTGGAACCGTTCAATGGTAGAACGCTCAGAATGATGGATTAGTTGGTTTTGATGAAGGTTTTTCCAGTAATCTTTTTTTCCCAATCGCGAAAACGACATTTTTATTGGATTTTTGCATATTACATCTTGAATGAAACTTTTTGTCCTCATTTCTTTCCCCTTTTTTGTGGTCTACGTTTTTTTAATATTCAATAAAAAAGCCTTGTTTTTTATTAGATAAAATCCGATTGCTAAGATTATCATGACGAAGTTGATAAGTGTTATTTTTATGCATGAAAGAATGCTAAATCCTATTGAAAACCAGTAGGTATTGATATAGTACCCTAGAATAAGTCCGCAGCTAATTAACGCTACGTGGAGTAAGTCTTTATTCCAGGCATATTCTATCGACGTTTCCTTGTATTTCAACCTGATAACTGTTATCCCGACCAGGTATCCTAAAGTCTGCGCAATAGAAAAGCCAATGAGTCCGAATGTCATGCCGAATATGATTTCAAGTGAGACTGTGGTAATTCCTACATAAAAAGATAATTTAAATACATCGTTTGGTTCGTTGTAGAGATATACACCGGTAATTGATACCGTATACAGCATATAGGAAACAATAGATAAAGCCAGGATATTCAAAAGATAGTAATATTCTATGAATTTCTCGCCGCCTAGCAGGTACATGAATAGTTTTGAATTGAGAAATACCAGTGATATTCCAATAACCACCAGAAAAATGAGTATGCTTGATACTTTATCCAGATTTGCCCTGAAAACTTCAATGCCACGGGATTTGATTTCTGCCAGTTTAGGCACCACCGTATCATAAAGAGCTTCAAAAACAAGGGTTATGAGATTTATTATTTTTTTTGCGATAAAGTAAATGGCCAATTTGTCAGGAGAGAACATGAAAGCGATCAATGCCTGATCGGCCTGGGTAAATATAAACCTCATAATTCCTTGACCGTAATATGGGAAAGAGATTTTGATGAAATC
Proteins encoded:
- a CDS encoding dihydrolipoamide dehydrogenase, whose translation is MKIYDLIVVGSGVGLTVLSEGIDQGLECALIESGKMGGTCLTRGCIPSKILTEPADIIRQEERAKKIGLSFEIKEYDWDLIAQRMWSQIDESKAMNESLSSIENLTVYRGVGEFTDEYRMKVRTNAKGDYSEEFVGKKILLTSGARPVIPYIEGIEQVGYVTYETFFGDKFPRSPWNSLILIGGGTIAVEFAHILSAFGTDITIVEMKPRLVSTEEELISRKLEEQFIVRGMNVFTTYRAVSARIEEGMKVVTVEDTLTAERIELEAEEIFIAAGLRSNADVLNVNKTGVHTDNNGWIVTNEYLETSKQNIWAFGDANGKYQFRHKANMEASICMQNMFGTKKIAVDYSSVPWAVFSDPQIGHVGMTEEEAIAKGHKIYVAENNYSSVAKGFAMGLEPGDYDDGYFKLIIDRSYKILGAHAIGPEAALLVQPFVYLMNAGYTCEGLIQKRGRGVTADKLLKACPGAGTFLPLDRSMVIHPSLNEVAGWAIGNLRSVNIPHEHAA
- a CDS encoding methionine biosynthesis PLP-dependent protein (catalyzes the formation of cystathionine from L-cysteine and O-succinyl-L-homoserine) yields the protein MDFDTLILHNGNEIDEQTGAMSIPIQTASTYRQKDIDCKQDYYYSRSENPTRSALEKTMAILEKGKNAFAFSSGMAAVSAALLALLKTNDHIILSRDIYGGTYRLITEFLTKYGISHSFVDTCNLQEIKNAIRQETKVLFLESPSNPLLRIVDLVGAAKIAQENNLITMIDNTFMSPYLLNPLDYGINISIHSATKFLGGHSDLIAGIVVTDCTQLGEKVYFVQNSLGAVLGPQDCWLLLRGIKTLSARMTIQERSATVIAQWLQTQPWVKEVYYPGLASHPGHDILKAQARGFGAVVSFKTTTEQIAQDIMKKAKLWTVAVSLGGVESILSYPCRMSHASIPPEQRRKLGITNDLIRLSVGLENKDDLIKDLTN
- the cysK gene encoding cysteine synthase A, which produces MKIANNITELIGNTPLVKISKLNKDGKAEIVAKLEYFNPGSSVKDRIGVAMIEDAEKKGLLKPDTTIIEPTSGNTGIALAFVAATKGYRLILTMPETMSIERRKMLKALGAELVLTEGTKGMKGAIAKAEELAMQIPNSFIPQQFQNPANPEIHRKTTAEEIWRDTDGKIDIFIGGVGTGGTITGVGEVLKSKNKNVRIVAVEPESSPVISGGTPGPHKIQGIGAGFIPQILNTSIIDEIIKVKDSDAGTTARRLGKEEGILVGISSGAALWSALEVAKRSENSGKRIVVILPDAGERYLSTWLFEEAAL